The following DNA comes from Haloarchaeobius salinus.
CGCATCGCCGGGTCGAGCCCGCTCGCAGGCTCGTCCAGCACGAGCAGCGGCGGGTCGCCGAGCACCGCACCGGCCATCCCGAGCAGCCGTTTCATACCGCCGGAGAGCGCGCCGACGCGGCGGTCGGCGACGCCGTCGAGGCCGACGAGGGAGAGCGTCTCGTCGACGTCCGCGTCGTCCTCGAGCAGGTCGCCGTAGAACGACAGCGTCTCCTCGACGGTGAACCCCGTCCGGAACGCGGGCTCCTGCGGACAGAAGCCGATGGGTCGGTCGCCCGTCGCCGCGACCGCGACCGAGCCCTCGGTGGCCGGGAGGAGTCCCGCCAGCACCCGGAGCAGGGTGGACTTGCCGGAGCCGTTCGGACCCACGACGGCGGTGACGGTCCCCGATTCGAGCGAGAACGACACGTCGTCGAAGACGGTCACGTCGCCGAACGAGAGCGCGACCGAGTCGACGGTGGCGACCGGCCGACGGT
Coding sequences within:
- a CDS encoding ABC transporter ATP-binding protein, which produces MSETEKPDHAGGIGDDQQPVDRRPVATVDSVALSFGDVTVFDDVSFSLESGTVTAVVGPNGSGKSTLLRVLAGLLPATEGSVAVAATGDRPIGFCPQEPAFRTGFTVEETLSFYGDLLEDDADVDETLSLVGLDGVADRRVGALSGGMKRLLGMAGAVLGDPPLLVLDEPASGLDPAMRSHIFETADAFADRGVAVVIATHHLVGAETADRLLVLDRGGIVADGSPKSVVERAGAATLEEAFRGIVGDELTVRAGRTDGADRQPRAAQSDTEEGA